The window TACAGAACCTGATATGGTTTTGAAGCAAATTCTCCAAGGGATTGTACAACCGCCTCATTGATAGGACGAGCGCCCCTGCTGCCTCCGAAAATAAGAACTGCAGGCATTCCGAGCTTGAGACCAGTCGAAAGGCGCCCTTTTATTCCGTCGCGCCCTAAAACCTCCGATGCTCTTGGGTTTCCAGTGAACACAACCTTCTCTTTAGGAAAAAAGCTGGCAGCTTCCTCAAAGCAGATTGCTATTTTGTTCACATACCGGCTTAGGAATTTATTTGTAAGCCCTGGTATACTGTTTTGTTCGTGGATCACTGTAGGTATCTTTAGTTTGGATGCTGCATAAACGACCGGCCCACACACGTAGCCGCCAGTACCAATCACGATATCCGGTTTGAATTCTTTAAGGATTGTTTTACTTTTTTGGACACCCGTTAGGAATCTCAATACTGTTTTAATATTTTCAAAGGATAGCTTTCTTTTAAAGCCTGTTATATGTATAGATGCAAATGGAATGTTCTCCCTGGGAACGAGTGTGCTTTCAAGTCCTTTTTCTGTGCCGATATAAAGGAATTCTGCATCAGGATCCTTTTTTTGAATTTCTCGAACTAGTGCAAGTGCCGGATAAATATGTCCACCGGTACCACCGCCGCTAATGGCGATTTTCATGTTTCCACCTCTTTTTTATATCTTTCAATGCAATGCCAGCAGGGCCAATAAAAAGCACCCACTCTATTTACCCCCATTCTACTATACTTTAAACCAGGAAACATCGAAAAACACTAACGTTTCTATGGAATCACTGTAGTTTTTTTCCTAATGCCTTACCGACCTTAATTCCTGCGGTAGCAATGGTAGTGGATAAGTAGGGTACTTAAAGTTTCAGTTCGGCTTTTTCATTGGTGACATTTTGAGATAATCTCCAAAGCAAAATATCATCAATAGGACTCCTTGGCAACATTTTGAACCAATTTCAAAAGCAAAATGTAACCAATAAGTATTCTTGATGACGTTTTGACTTATTTTCCACACCAAAATGTAACTTATAAACCTTCCTTGATAACACCTTAACCCTTTCTTGCCTCAATACAAAAGTACGACAGGACGGTGTTGATAATATTAATGCCTCCAATATAACCTTTATTTTCATGGAACCATTCTATAAAAAAAAGACCCTATAAAGGATCTCAGTCTTTATTAGATTTTCACATGCCGGCTTATATTCAAAAGCACACCAATTGCCATTAGCATCAAGGTTAGCGAAGACCCCCCATAGCTTAAAAACGGCAGGGTGATCCCAGTGACAGGCATAAGTCCGGTTACAACACCAATATTGATCATCACCTGGATAGCAACCATTGCAATGATTCCTACTGCCAGGAAACTACCGTACAAATCCGGGGCACCAAGTGCGATTCTGATTCCCCTCCACAGAAGGAGGGCAAATAGAATCAAAATGAATGAGCCTCCGATAAATCCTAATTCTTCTGCCAAAATAGCAAAAATGAAGTCCGTTTGCGGCTCTGGTAAATAGAAGAACTTCTGCCGGCTTTCCCCTAGCCCCAGGCCGAACAATCCACCCGGGCCAATTGCGTATAATGATTGAATCATTTGGAAACCCGCACCAAGCGGATCTGACCACGGGTCTAAAAACGAAGTAATCCTTTTTATCCGATAGGGAGCCGAAATAACGAGAGCCGCAAATCCAGCAATCCCTAACAGCCCCAAGCCGGCAAAATGGAGGATCCGCCCTCCGGCGACAAAAATCATCACGATACAGGTTCCAACCATAACAGTTCCCGTTCCAAGGTCCGGCTGAAGCATAATCATTGCAAAAGCGAGAAAAACCAGGCCGAGTGAAGGAACGAGCCCCTTCCTGAACGATGTAATCATTTTTTGTTTTTCAGATAAATATTTTGCCAAAAAGGCTATCATCGCAAGTTTCATAAACTCGGAGGGCTGTATTGAAAAAGCTCCTACCCCAATCCAGCTTCGGGACCCGTTCCGTTCAACACCAATGCCGGGAATCAAAACAAGGACTAGCAGGACGAAACAAATGATAACAGCCACTTTTGCCCAGGTACGCCATGTCTGATAATTTACATTCATAATAAAAAACATCGCAGCAATCCCAACTCCCGCAAAAAGCAATTGCCTCTTTGCAAAGAAGAAAGAATCACCGAAATTGAATTCCGCCTGAATTGCACTGGCACTGTATACCATCATAAGGCCTATGGCCAGCAACGTGAACGTGATGATCATAAGGATTATATCAGGAGTATTCTTTTTTACTGGCACCGCCATACACCTCTGCCCGCTAATTTAGGGCTTTCCGGCAGGGCCGGGCATTAACTTTGCCGGCCCACAGAAGAGACAAGCCCTTACTAAAGCTTATGCACGGCCTCGATAAACATGTCGCCACGAACTTCAAAAGTTTTATATTGATCCCAGCTTGCACAAGCAGGTGAAAGCAAAATCACATCACCTGGATCTGAATGCTGGAATGCGACCGGAACTGCACCCTCAACATTATCGGCACGGATAACAGTTTTTATTCCAGCGGCACTCGCTGCCTTTTCGAGTTTTTCGGCAGTTTGGCCAAATGTGACGAGGGTCCTGACATTTTTCAAAGCAGGAATCAATTCATCGAATTTATTTCCCCGGTCAAGCCCTCCAGCCAGCAAAACGACAGAGCCTTCAAACGCCTCAAGCGCTTTTGTTGTTGCGAGGATATTCGTTGCCTTTGAATCATTAAAGAATTTTCTTCCATCCTTTTCGGTGACAAACTGGAGACGATGGCGGACACCTGTAAAGGTTGTCAGCACCTTCCGAACCGCCTCATTGCTTGTACCAGAAAGCTTCGCTGCGGCAATTGCAGAGAGAATGTTCTCAAGGTTATGTGCTCCTGGTAAGACGACTTCTTCACGAAGAATGATTTTCTCTCCCTCAAAGCAAAGCCAGCCATCACTTAGATAAGCTCCTTCACCAAGGTCCGTTGTAGCCGAAAATGGAACTAGCCTTGCCCTGGAAAGTCTGGCAATTGCTGCTACATCTTCCTGATCCGCATTATAAATAAAATAATCCGCCTCATTCTGATTTCTGGTGATGTTCGCTTTTGCTGAAATATACTCTGTTCTTGTACCGTGATAATCAAGGTGGGCATCATATAAATTAGTCAAAACAGCAATTTTCGGCTTGAACTCATTAATACCCATCAACTGAAAGGAAGATAGTTCAATAACAATCGTATTGCTCTTATCCGCCTCTTGGGCGACACCAGAAGCAACTGTTCCGATATTCCCGGCGATTAGCGGATGTCGATCGCCTTCGTTCAGCATGTCAAAAATCAATGTGGTTGTCGTTGTCTTTCCGTTTGTTCCGGTAATTCCTATAAATGGAGCTTCTGAAATTTGATAGGCTAGTTCTACTTCGGTAATAACCGGTATCCCCATTTCAACAGCCTTTTTAACAAGAGGATTTGAATAAGGGATTCCAGGGTTTTTAACAACAAGTTCAAATCCTTCATCCATCAATTCTGCAGGGTGGCTTCCGCAAATTACCTTGATTCCCTGCTCAAGCAGGCCTCTGGCTTCACTATTTTCAGAGAGTGGCTTAAAGTCATTGACCGTCACAAAAGCACCGAGCCGATGCAGCAAGTCTGCTGCACTGACTCCGCTTTTGGCCAGCCCTAGCACCAGTATTTTTTTATGTTTATAGATATCTATCTTCTTCACTATAACCACACCTCGATATAGATTCCAAGTATTGCAAGGAGTAACCCTACAGACCAAAATGTTACCACAACACGCCATTCAGACCAGCCCGACAATTCATAATGATGATGCAGCGGGCTCATCTTGAAAATACGTTTCCCTGTTGTTTTGAATGAAATTACCTGGAGGATAACAGAAAGTGTCTCAATGACAAATACTCCACCAATAATCAGGAGTAACAGTTCAAGCCCGGTAAGGATGGATACAGCGGCTATTGCCCCGCCAAGCGCGAGCGAACCCGTATCACCCATAAATACTTTTGCCGGGTGGGCATTGAAGACAAGGAATCCAAGGACCGCTCCAACGACAGCAACGGAGAAGATTGCCAGCTCAAACTGCGATTGATTCCAGGCGAGAACAGCAAAAGCACCAAATGCTATTGCGGCCGTTCCGGAAACAAGACCATCAAGTCCATCAGTCAGATTAACCGCATTGGAGAAACCTACCATCCAGAAAATGACGAACACCAGATAGAACCAGCCTAGATGAAGAGAGTAGTCAGTAAACGGTATATTCAATTCGGACGGAAAACCATTTTGTCGATACATTAGATAAAAAATCACCGAAATAATGATTTGTCCCACTAACTTTTGTTTTGATGTCAAGCCGAGATTCCTCTTCATGGCTACCTTGATAAAGTCATCAAGGAATCCGAGGAGGCCAAAGCCTAATGTAACGATGATAAGCATATAAGTTCGCGCGGTCGGTTCCGCGAATTTAGAAATCATAACCAGGGAAGTCACAACTACCGATAAAAGGATCATGATTCCGCCCATTGTTGGTGTACCTGATTTTTTCTGGTGGGATTTTGGCCCTTCCTCCCTAATGCTTTGACCGAACTTAAGGCGCCTAAGGAACGGGATGAAGATAGGAGAAAGTAACACTGTTACCAAAAAACCCATCAGGATAGTAAAAAAGATAACCTGCTCAAGCATTGCAAGCCCTCCTTCCGGGACGAACGGACGGGCAAATGCCACCCGCTACAGGTATATCATATGTTCCATCCCACAATGCGAGAAGGATTTTTTCTGAAAAAACATCTAGTAAACAATTCATATCTCTGTCTATACTCCAATTTCAATAAATTATTTTAAACTACTTACTGTTAGCCACGGCTTCACGGGCAATGATTCTGTCATCAAAATCATATTTTACACCCTTGATTTCCTGGTACGTTTCGTGGCCTTTCCCTGCAATAAGGATGATATCTCCTGCCCGGGCTTGGTTTACTGCATATTCAATTGCCTCTTTACGGTCAGGAATTACTTTGTAATCCCGGCCATTAACCCCTTGTTCCATATCGCCGAGGATGTCAATCGGATCCTCAGTCCGGGGATTATCAGACGTCAGGATAGGGTCCGTAGCGTTATCACAGGCGATTTTGGCCATTAGCGGGCGCTTCCCTCTATCACGGTCGCCACCACAGCCTACCAAAACAAAAACCCTCTGTTCCGCAAACTCTTTCACTGTTTTTAAGACATTTTCCAGGCTATCCGGTGTATGGGCATAATCAACGATAATCGTAAAATCCTGACCCGCGTCAACAAGCTCAAATCGCCCCGCAACACCTTTGATACTCTCAATTGACTTAATTGCTTCATCCATGCTGATTCCGGAACAAATCGTTGCACCAATTGCAGCAAGTGAATTATACACATTAAATTTACCAATCTGTTTCATGGATACCGAATAAGTCTGTCCGGCAGCATTCAGGATGAATGAAGTCCCCTTTGGAGAAAGCATAATATCCTTAGCCCGGAGGTCTGCCTGATTATCAATCCCATATGTAACGACATGCGCTGCAGTTGCACGCTTGAAATCAACTGATGCCGGGTCATCAGCATTCAGGATAGCAAATTTGGGGTTCTCTGAATAAGCATTTCCAAGCTGGGAAAACAGAAGGCTTTTCGCATGCTTATAGCTTTCCATAGACTTGTGATAGTCAAGGTGATCCTGGGTCAAATTTGTAAAAACAGCTACATTGAAATCGGCTCCATGGACCCTGCCTAAATCGAGAGCATGGGATGATACTTCCATCACGGCATGCTGAATTCCCGCTTCCGCCATACTGCGGAACGTTTTTTGAAGAGCCAGGCTTTCAGGTGTTGTATTTTTTGCCTCAAAGACTTTTGTGCCTATCCTGGTATACATTGTCCCAATAAGACCGGTTTTTTTATCTGCATCCGCAAATATTTTTTCTATTAAATGGCTTGTTGTTGTTTTGCCGTTCGTCCCAGTAATCCCCGTAAGATGGAAGCTTTGGCTTGGATGCCCGTAAAATGCATCGGCAAGTACAGCCATCGCCCTCATTGAATCTGGAACAATAATTAAAGGAACATCCACATCCAGGTCTCTCTCAGCGATGATGGCTGCCGCACCTTTATCAACAGCTGATTTAGCATAGTCATGCCCATCAACAGTATACCCTTTAATACAGATAAACAGGCTCCCCTCAAGGACCTTTCTATTATCATTTTCAATGGACGTAATGTCCGGATTCTCCCCTGCGTATGGACGGAGCAGGTGGAGATGTCCAAGAAGTTCTTGCAATTTCATACTTTCAATCCTCTCCCAGCTAGCAATCGATTCTTATTTTACATTATTCATCTCTATTTAGCCATTAATCACGAGAATTAATCATTGAATTTCCGCCATAAATACCAAGAAGGCGGAGGAACCCTCCGCCAGCCTTTTATTCTTCTTTTTGACCAAAATAAAGAATGATGGTTGAGCCTTCTTTTACTCTAACGCCCGCTTGCGGCAATTGTTTTACAACCACATCGCCCTCTCCCTTGGATTCTATTTTCAAATTTACCATTTGTTCGGAGATTTCTTTTTTCGTCAACCCTTCAAGTTCTGGCATTTCAAGCATCGGCACATCGGACCAGGTCATTTTCTTTTCGATTTGGTCCTTACTTGGAGGGACGCCTATTGCGCGCAGGGAATCCTTCATGATATTTCCAACAATTGGCGCGGAAACGACTCCCCCAAATTGAACAGTTCCTTTTGGATTATCAACCGCAACATAGACGACAAGCTGTGGATTATCAGCAGGTGCAAAGCCGATAAAGGAGACAATATGGTTGTTTTCCAGGTAGCGGCCGCCCTGTGCCTTTTGGGCAGTACCTGTCTTCCCGCCAACACGGTAGGAATCGACAAACGCCTTCCCACCTGTCCCCTGGGCGACAACACTTTCAAGAGCATGTCTGATTTGTTTCGACGTCTCTTCGGATATGACCCTATGCTTCAGCTTCGGGGAATTTTTCATAACAACTTCTTTTGTTAAAGGATCGATAAGCTCCTTTGCAATATATGGTGTATACAAATATCCACCATTGACAGCAGCGGAAACAGCCGCAACTTGCTGAATGGGTGTTACAGAAACACCCTGACCGAACGCCGTTGTCGCAAGTTCAACAGGCCCAACGCGATTGATGTTAAAAAGAATCCCTGTTCCTTCGCCCTGAAGGTCAATGCCTGTTTTTTGGCCGAACCCAAAGCCTTTAACATAACCAAACAGTTTTTCCTTGCCAAGCCGCTCCCCAAGCTCAACGAAACCCGGGTTGCAGGAATTCTGGACAACTTCGAGGAATGATTGGCTGCCATGGCCTCCGCGCTTCCAGCATTTCAATCTAGCGCCTCCAACTTCAACAGACCCGGAATCATGGAAATGGTCGTTTTTCAAATCAACCTTCCCTTCTTCAAGCGCAGCAGCAAGGGTAATAATTTTGAAGGTCGATCCAGGCTCGTATGTGCTCCAGACAGGAAGATTCCGATTATATACTTCCTGTGGAACATTACGGAAATTCGCTGGATCAAAATTGGGCCGGCTCGACATGGCAAGGATTTCTCCATTATTCGGATTCATAGCAATCGCAATGATTCCATCCGGATTGTATGCCTTTTGAGCGATATCAAGCTCTCTTTCTACAATGGTCTGTATCTTTGTATCAATAGTAAGCCTCAAGTCCAGCCCATCAAGCGGGGGCTGGTAATCATCGGCCATATCGTTCATCCTTCTGCCTTTTGCATCGGCATAGAATTGCACGGACCCTTTTTCTCCGCTTAATTCTTTGTCGTAAAACAGCTCCAGTCCCATTAACCCCTGGTTGTCAATACCAGCAAATCCCAGCACATGCGAAAGATAGCTTCCATAAGGATAGTGCCTCTTTGAGTCTTCACCGATATAAATGCCTTTTAAACCAAGCGACCTGATTTCCTTTGCTTTCTCGTGGGAAATCTTCCTCCCCGCCGGCAGCCTAATGATGGATTCTTTTTTAGTCAGGCTTTGTAGCGTTGCCTCTTTTGACGAATTCAAGATAGAGGCAAGCTTTTCTGCTGTTGCTTCAGGATCCACAATTTGTCTTGGGACAATCCAGACTGTTGGCGCGCTGATATTAGTTGCCAACGGTACACCATTCCGGTCGACTATTTCACCACGTTCAGGAGCAAATGGGATATCCCTGCTCCAGGAGCCTTTTGCTCTATCAGTCAGCATATCTCCTAAATAGAACTGTACGTACCCAAGCCTGACATCAATAATCAGGAATACCAAGATTCCGATAAACAAAGCTGCCATTAAGCGCCTGCGTACTGTCACATTTGAAACCCGCATTAAGAATGCTCCCCTTTCATCGATCCTCCTATGCCGATACTTGGACAAAAAGAAGGACATGCTTGTTCGTTCATTCTTATGCGGGTCTTGGAAAAAATAGAATGCCGGCGGAGAACCCCGCCGGCAAAATTCATGACCTTACATCTGTTTTCTTTTCTTCTTTATCATCATTCAAGCTTTCAATTGGAGTCTCAAGCTCAAGGGTCAGCATATCCCCTTTTTTCAAAGTGGTGCCCCTGGTGATGCTTTGCTTGGAAACATATCCAGAACCTTTGTAATCAAGATTGATGCCAGCAAGGGTTGCCACTTTCATTGCATCGCGAAGCGACCATCCCCTCATATCCGGCATCGTTGCATTACCTGTTGTAAGCAAGATGATTCGTTCCCCTTCCATGGCAGTTTCCTCTGGCGCTGGAACCTGAGCTGCGATTTCACTGCCTTTTCCAATGACGACTGCTTCAAGTCCCTTATCCTTTAGTGATTTCACAGCATTAGACGAGGGCTCTCCTGTTAAATCCGGAAGTTTAACGGAAGTAGGTGCTTCCTTGGTCGATGGTTTAATGTTCAGATATTGAAGACTGTTTTTCATTACCGGGTTGAAAATCATCGAGACTGGAATTGAGCCTTTGGAATAATGATCAATTTCTGGCTGTTGGACAGCAACATACACAACCAGTTCCGGGTCATCCTTTGGTGCCATGCCTAGGAATGAAAAGATATAATCTCCCGGCCCGTCCAAATATCCCCCTCCTTGGGACATTTCCGCTGTTCCTGTTTTCCCAGCTACGCTGTAGCCTTCAATGTTATATCGATTACCAGTTCCTTTCTTGGAGGTAATGACCGTTCCAAGGATATCCCGAACTTCTTTTGCAGCAGCGGCGGAAATCGGCGTTCCCGCGACCTGAGGCTTCTTTTCTTGGATATCGCCTGTATCAGGGTCTACTACTTTTTTTATGACATAGGGCTTCATCATTTTTCCATCGTTGGCTATCGCAGTAGCAGCCTGGATTTGCTGAATTGCGGTAATGGCTGTACCCTGTCCAAAAGAAGTGGTGATTTTTTCAATCGGCCATTCGTAGCGGAGCTGGCTTGTTGCTTCATCCGGCAGATCAATACCGGTTGGCTTATCAAGTCCGAATTTTGACAAATACTCCCTGAAGGTTTCAAACCCCAACTTTTCCTTGGCAATCTTGGCGAACGCCACGTTGGATGAACGCTGGACACCTTCAAGATATGAAATCTTGCCCCAGCCTGTCCAGTTGTGGTCACGAATGGGTTTGTCTCTTTTTGTAACCTGGTAAGACCCTGATTGAAATTGCTCATTGGGGTTAAACTTTCCCTCGTTTACAGCCGCAGCAAGCGTGAAAATTTTCATCGTCGATCCGGGTTCAAATGGATATTCTATCGCTTCGTTAAGCCAGGTTTCTTCCAGCCCTTCCCTTGTTTCAGGATGAAAAGACGGCCGTTGTCCCATTGCAAGAATCTCGCCTGTTTTTGGATCGGCGACTATTGCGATTATTTTTTTCGGATTGTATTCCTCGACTACCTTATTCATCGAATCCTCAAGGAACGTCTGGATTTTTTTATCAAGCGTCAAATATATATCCTTGCCGTTATCGGCAGGGGTAACGATTTCTTTGCCGTCCGGGAGCAGATATCCCCAGACATCACTTTCGAATTTGATTTTTCCATCTTTTCCTTTAAGGATTGAGTCCATTGATTTCTCAATCCCCAGCCTTCCAATATTCCTTGTTTCCTCACCCTTTTTCTCAAGCTTTTCAACAAAGCCGACTAAATGCGATGCAAAGACGCCATTCGGATAAAAGCGTTTTGAATCTGGCTGAAAAATAATCCCGGGCAACTCTTCTTTTTCTATCTGCATTTTTGTTTGATAAGAGATATCCCTTCCGGCTTTACCAAATTCCACCTGGAACAGCTTAGGGTTTTCTTCTTTTTTAGAGAGGATGCGTAAAATCTCGCTTTCTTTCAAATCAATATATTTTGCCAGGGTTGCAGCAGTTTTTTCCGGGTCGACAACATGACGTGGCTTTTTTGGATTGGTTGTCATTTTTTTATCAAGGATTGCAACAAGGTTGTACGACACGGTGTCCTCGGCGACAACCTCGCCGGATCTGTCCATGATTGTCCCTCTTCTCGCCTCAATGGTGTCCTGTCTCATATGCTTTTGCTCCGCCTTGGCAGCTAGCGGCTGTCCGGCAGCTTCCCCAGTGATGCCAATAACAGAAAAACGGTATAGTACGACTAAAAAGAGCAGGAGGAAAGTGAAAAACAATCCAACTGCTCCCCTGTTTATATTAGGCTGTTTCTTTGGCATTTAATGCACAACCTTGACTTTTTTGTCATCAAGTGTAAGGCCTTTTTCCTGAGCCTTTTTCATAATCCGCTCATAGCTGCTTAATTCCTGTTTGAGGACTGTTAGATCACCATTCTGCTTTTCCTGCTTACTGATTGCCACTTTCATTTCCTGGATATCCTTGTTGGTTTGATAAATTTCTGCCTGGGTGGAGATGATTTGCACAGCACCTAAGCTTAGGAATGCCGCAAATAACATCCATATGAAACGTTCCCCCGGAGTTACCTTTTGCCATGTCGACCTGCGCCTCTCGGGTTGGGCCGCCTGTTGTCTTTGCTCATTTTGCTGTTCCTGGAGCTTTCTTGCCAAACTGCTCATTCGTTCCCCTCCTGATTCACTATTTTTTCCATAGACATATCCCTGGACCAGTGTCTCTATTTTTTCATTTAAAGTTTTTCTGCTATTCTTAATTTTGCCGATCTTGCGCGATTATTCTCTTCAAGCTCATGCTCTCCTGGTATAATCGGCTTCCTGTTTACAAGCTTGAGAATCGGCTTATATTCATCCGGGATGATTGGCAGTCCGTGCGGCAATGGCGGTGTTTCCGAGGCCTGTTTTAATGCCACCTTGCAAATCCTGTCTTCAAGCGAATGAAAGGTTATAACCGAGATGCGGCCGCCCGTATTTAAAAGCTTGATTGCCTGGTGAAGAGACTTTTCGAATACTCCAAGTTCATCATTTACAGCTATTCTGATGGCCTGGAAAACTCGTTTGGCCGGATGGCCTCCCGTTCTCCGGGCCGGTGCAGGGATGGCTTCCTTAATAAGGTCGACAAGCTCTGCCGTAGTTTCGATCGGCTTTTTTTCTCTTGCCGCTTCAATTTTTCGTGCGATTTGCTTTGAAAACTTTTCTTCTCCATAGCGGAAAAAGATTTTGACCAATTGCTCGTATGACCAATGGTTAACTACATCGTAGGCAGAAATGTCGCCCTCAAGGTCCATCCTCATATCCAGAGGGGCATCATGATGGTAACTGAAACCACGCTCCGGTGTATCAAGCTGGGGAGACGAAACCCCTAAATCATATAGCACACCATCAACACTATGTATCCCTATATTCTCCAATTCACTTTCAAGATGAAGG is drawn from Bacillus sp. FJAT-18017 and contains these coding sequences:
- a CDS encoding stage V sporulation protein D — its product is MRVSNVTVRRRLMAALFIGILVFLIIDVRLGYVQFYLGDMLTDRAKGSWSRDIPFAPERGEIVDRNGVPLATNISAPTVWIVPRQIVDPEATAEKLASILNSSKEATLQSLTKKESIIRLPAGRKISHEKAKEIRSLGLKGIYIGEDSKRHYPYGSYLSHVLGFAGIDNQGLMGLELFYDKELSGEKGSVQFYADAKGRRMNDMADDYQPPLDGLDLRLTIDTKIQTIVERELDIAQKAYNPDGIIAIAMNPNNGEILAMSSRPNFDPANFRNVPQEVYNRNLPVWSTYEPGSTFKIITLAAALEEGKVDLKNDHFHDSGSVEVGGARLKCWKRGGHGSQSFLEVVQNSCNPGFVELGERLGKEKLFGYVKGFGFGQKTGIDLQGEGTGILFNINRVGPVELATTAFGQGVSVTPIQQVAAVSAAVNGGYLYTPYIAKELIDPLTKEVVMKNSPKLKHRVISEETSKQIRHALESVVAQGTGGKAFVDSYRVGGKTGTAQKAQGGRYLENNHIVSFIGFAPADNPQLVVYVAVDNPKGTVQFGGVVSAPIVGNIMKDSLRAIGVPPSKDQIEKKMTWSDVPMLEMPELEGLTKKEISEQMVNLKIESKGEGDVVVKQLPQAGVRVKEGSTIILYFGQKEE
- the murD gene encoding UDP-N-acetylmuramoyl-L-alanine--D-glutamate ligase; translation: MKKIDIYKHKKILVLGLAKSGVSAADLLHRLGAFVTVNDFKPLSENSEARGLLEQGIKVICGSHPAELMDEGFELVVKNPGIPYSNPLVKKAVEMGIPVITEVELAYQISEAPFIGITGTNGKTTTTTLIFDMLNEGDRHPLIAGNIGTVASGVAQEADKSNTIVIELSSFQLMGINEFKPKIAVLTNLYDAHLDYHGTRTEYISAKANITRNQNEADYFIYNADQEDVAAIARLSRARLVPFSATTDLGEGAYLSDGWLCFEGEKIILREEVVLPGAHNLENILSAIAAAKLSGTSNEAVRKVLTTFTGVRHRLQFVTEKDGRKFFNDSKATNILATTKALEAFEGSVVLLAGGLDRGNKFDELIPALKNVRTLVTFGQTAEKLEKAASAAGIKTVIRADNVEGAVPVAFQHSDPGDVILLSPACASWDQYKTFEVRGDMFIEAVHKL
- a CDS encoding UDP-N-acetylmuramoyl-L-alanyl-D-glutamate--2,6-diaminopimelate ligase, coding for MKLQELLGHLHLLRPYAGENPDITSIENDNRKVLEGSLFICIKGYTVDGHDYAKSAVDKGAAAIIAERDLDVDVPLIIVPDSMRAMAVLADAFYGHPSQSFHLTGITGTNGKTTTSHLIEKIFADADKKTGLIGTMYTRIGTKVFEAKNTTPESLALQKTFRSMAEAGIQHAVMEVSSHALDLGRVHGADFNVAVFTNLTQDHLDYHKSMESYKHAKSLLFSQLGNAYSENPKFAILNADDPASVDFKRATAAHVVTYGIDNQADLRAKDIMLSPKGTSFILNAAGQTYSVSMKQIGKFNVYNSLAAIGATICSGISMDEAIKSIESIKGVAGRFELVDAGQDFTIIVDYAHTPDSLENVLKTVKEFAEQRVFVLVGCGGDRDRGKRPLMAKIACDNATDPILTSDNPRTEDPIDILGDMEQGVNGRDYKVIPDRKEAIEYAVNQARAGDIILIAGKGHETYQEIKGVKYDFDDRIIAREAVANSK
- the mraY gene encoding phospho-N-acetylmuramoyl-pentapeptide-transferase — its product is MLEQVIFFTILMGFLVTVLLSPIFIPFLRRLKFGQSIREEGPKSHQKKSGTPTMGGIMILLSVVVTSLVMISKFAEPTARTYMLIIVTLGFGLLGFLDDFIKVAMKRNLGLTSKQKLVGQIIISVIFYLMYRQNGFPSELNIPFTDYSLHLGWFYLVFVIFWMVGFSNAVNLTDGLDGLVSGTAAIAFGAFAVLAWNQSQFELAIFSVAVVGAVLGFLVFNAHPAKVFMGDTGSLALGGAIAAVSILTGLELLLLIIGGVFVIETLSVILQVISFKTTGKRIFKMSPLHHHYELSGWSEWRVVVTFWSVGLLLAILGIYIEVWL
- the ftsL gene encoding cell division protein FtsL — its product is MSSLARKLQEQQNEQRQQAAQPERRRSTWQKVTPGERFIWMLFAAFLSLGAVQIISTQAEIYQTNKDIQEMKVAISKQEKQNGDLTVLKQELSSYERIMKKAQEKGLTLDDKKVKVVH
- the spoVE gene encoding stage V sporulation protein E, producing the protein MAVPVKKNTPDIILMIITFTLLAIGLMMVYSASAIQAEFNFGDSFFFAKRQLLFAGVGIAAMFFIMNVNYQTWRTWAKVAVIICFVLLVLVLIPGIGVERNGSRSWIGVGAFSIQPSEFMKLAMIAFLAKYLSEKQKMITSFRKGLVPSLGLVFLAFAMIMLQPDLGTGTVMVGTCIVMIFVAGGRILHFAGLGLLGIAGFAALVISAPYRIKRITSFLDPWSDPLGAGFQMIQSLYAIGPGGLFGLGLGESRQKFFYLPEPQTDFIFAILAEELGFIGGSFILILFALLLWRGIRIALGAPDLYGSFLAVGIIAMVAIQVMINIGVVTGLMPVTGITLPFLSYGGSSLTLMLMAIGVLLNISRHVKI
- a CDS encoding penicillin-binding protein, encoding MPKKQPNINRGAVGLFFTFLLLFLVVLYRFSVIGITGEAAGQPLAAKAEQKHMRQDTIEARRGTIMDRSGEVVAEDTVSYNLVAILDKKMTTNPKKPRHVVDPEKTAATLAKYIDLKESEILRILSKKEENPKLFQVEFGKAGRDISYQTKMQIEKEELPGIIFQPDSKRFYPNGVFASHLVGFVEKLEKKGEETRNIGRLGIEKSMDSILKGKDGKIKFESDVWGYLLPDGKEIVTPADNGKDIYLTLDKKIQTFLEDSMNKVVEEYNPKKIIAIVADPKTGEILAMGQRPSFHPETREGLEETWLNEAIEYPFEPGSTMKIFTLAAAVNEGKFNPNEQFQSGSYQVTKRDKPIRDHNWTGWGKISYLEGVQRSSNVAFAKIAKEKLGFETFREYLSKFGLDKPTGIDLPDEATSQLRYEWPIEKITTSFGQGTAITAIQQIQAATAIANDGKMMKPYVIKKVVDPDTGDIQEKKPQVAGTPISAAAAKEVRDILGTVITSKKGTGNRYNIEGYSVAGKTGTAEMSQGGGYLDGPGDYIFSFLGMAPKDDPELVVYVAVQQPEIDHYSKGSIPVSMIFNPVMKNSLQYLNIKPSTKEAPTSVKLPDLTGEPSSNAVKSLKDKGLEAVVIGKGSEIAAQVPAPEETAMEGERIILLTTGNATMPDMRGWSLRDAMKVATLAGINLDYKGSGYVSKQSITRGTTLKKGDMLTLELETPIESLNDDKEEKKTDVRS
- the murG gene encoding undecaprenyldiphospho-muramoylpentapeptide beta-N-acetylglucosaminyltransferase; this encodes MKIAISGGGTGGHIYPALALVREIQKKDPDAEFLYIGTEKGLESTLVPRENIPFASIHITGFKRKLSFENIKTVLRFLTGVQKSKTILKEFKPDIVIGTGGYVCGPVVYAASKLKIPTVIHEQNSIPGLTNKFLSRYVNKIAICFEEAASFFPKEKVVFTGNPRASEVLGRDGIKGRLSTGLKLGMPAVLIFGGSRGARPINEAVVQSLGEFASKPYQVLYVTGDVHYEDVRKEAELLGSPDNVIIKPFIHNMPDVLAGIDLVVSRAGATTLAELTSLGIPAILIPSPYVTNNHQEKNALSLSDKGAAVLLAEKELSGKKLVSTIDSITLNKEKLTAMAKEARKLGVQDAAERLYKVMRELVSQK